One Malania oleifera isolate guangnan ecotype guangnan chromosome 9, ASM2987363v1, whole genome shotgun sequence DNA segment encodes these proteins:
- the LOC131164161 gene encoding uncharacterized protein LOC131164161, producing MKATQKDGAEKVIWDQMRSPSGGATITVAGAQGRALPKLLVWLILFVSVTYVVYTLKLVSTSRAACDDDPFSTTRRLASSGSAIPANITALAVAASDQNQTAPVLGRDKPYRKTEIGDIVFGIAASAKLWAQRKNYIKLWYKPKEMRGIVWLDNQVKSGGDEGLPPVKISGDTSRFSYKNRQGHRSAIRISRIVSETLRMGINKDVRWFVMGDDDTVFVTENLVRILSKYDHNQYYYIGSLSESHLQNIYFSYAMAYGGGGFAISYPLAIALEKIQDRCIQRYPGLYGSDDRMQACMAELGVPLTKELGFHQYDVYGNLFGLLAAHPVTPLVSLHHLDVVEPIFPNVTRVQALQRLNIPMKLDSAGLMQQSICYDKERSWTVSVSWGFAVQIFRGVFSPREVEMPSRTFLNWYRRADYTAYAFNTRPVTRNPCQKPFIFYLSKATLHSSTNRTISEYVRHRVPHPACRWRMADPADIDAVVVYKKPDPHLWERAPRRNCCRVSESEKKGSMVVDVGQCREGEISEV from the exons ATGAAAGCGACGCAGAAGGACGGAGCCGAGAAAGTGATCTGGGATCAGATGAGAAGTCCTTCCGGCGGCGCTACCATCACCGTTGCCGGAGCACAGGGCCGAGCCCTCCCCAAGCTCCTCGTCTGGCTCATCCTCTTCGTCTCCGTCACCTACGTTGTCTACACGCTTAAGCTCGTTTCCACCTCACGAGCCGCCTGCGACGACGACCCCTTTTCCACTACCCGCCGTCTCGCCTCCTCCGGCTCCGCAATACCCGCCAACATCACCGCCCTCGCCGTCGCGGCGTCTGATCAAAATCAGACGGCCCCGGTTCTCGGGCGTGACAAGCCCTACCGGAAGACGGAGATTGGGGATATCGTGTTCGGCATTGCCGCGTCGGCGAAGTTGTGGGCCCAGAGGAAGAACTACATCAAGCTGTGGTACAAGCCCAAGGAAATGAGGGGAATCGTGTGGTTGGACAACCAGGTGAAGTCCGGCGGAGACGAGGGGCTTCCGCCTGTGAAGATCTCCGGCGACACGTCGCGGTTCTCGTACAAGAACCGGCAGGGACACCGGTCGGCGATTCGGATCTCGCGGATCGTGTCGGAGACGCTGCGGATGGGGATTAACAAGGACGTGCGGTGGTTCGTGATGGGCGACGACGACACAGTCTTCGTCACCGAGAATCTGGTAAGGATCTTGTCCAAATACGACCACAACCAGTACTACTACATCGGAAGCCTGTCGGAGAGTCACTTGCAGAACATATACTTCTCTTACGCGATGGCCTACGGCGGCGGAGGGTTCGCCATTAGCTACCCTTTGGCCATAGCTCTGGAGAAGATTCAGGATCGGTGTATCCAGAGATACCCCGGCCTGTACGGCTCCGACGATCGAATGCAAGCTTGTATGGCCGAACTCGGTGTACCACTCACCAAGGAACTCGGATTCCACCAG TATGATGTTTATGGGAACCTATTCGGGCTACTTGCAGCGCACCCGGTCACGCCCTTAGTGTCCCTACACCACCTTGATGTCGTTGAGCCCATTTTCCCCAATGTGACTCGTGTTCAAGCCCTCCAGAGGCTCAACATTCCAATGAAGCTCGACTCTGCAGGTCTCATGCAACAGTCCATCTGCTATGACAAGGAAAGGAGCTGGACTGTTTCGGTTTCCTGGGGCTTTGCAGTTCAAATTTTTCGGGGAGTGTTTTCGCCACGGGAGGTCGAAATGCCGTCAAGAACATTCTTGAACTGGTATAGGAGAGCAGATTACACAGCATACGCCTTCAATACTCGCCCAGTCACCCGAAACCCCTGCCAAAAGCCCTTTATATTTTACTTGTCAAAAGCAACGTTACACTCTTCAACAAATCGAACCATAAGCGAGTATGTAAGACATAGAGTCCCTCATCCAGCTTGCCGGTGGAGGATGGCAGATCCTGCTGATATTGATGCAGTGGTGGTCTACAAGAAACCAGACCCCCATCTCTGGGAAAGG GCTCCGAGGAGAAACTGTTGCAGGGTTTCAGAGTCGGAGAAGAAAGGAAGCATGGTGGTGGATGTGGGACAATGTAGGGAAGGAGAGATCAGCGAAGTGTAA